GGGCGGCTGGTTCGGCACGGGCGCGCTGATCACCGTCATCCCGGTGGTCCTGGCACCCGGCCAGACGGCCGACTCCGGGGACCTGGCGCCGTGGGTCTTCACCCTCTTCTACGGAAGCTGGGCGCTGCTCGGCCCGATGCTGGGTGCCACCACCTGGGTGTTCCAGCTCCGCGGCAGGCGCGACCGCTGAGCCGACCCGCCGGGGCGGACCCGCCGTCGATACCGTGGCACTGCCATGTCCGTGCTGCCTCGCCTGCCGCGCTCGATGCACCGTGCCCCCGTCCTCCGGCGGGTGCTCGGGGCGACCTTCTTCCGTCGATGGGCCCATCTGATCCTCGGCGGTGCCCTGCTGATGCCCTTCGTGGCGGTGACGGGCGTCGCCGTGGAGCTGCTCGCTCGCCGGACGACGGAGGAACTGCCGGTGCTGCTGGCCAGCACCCTCGCGGCGGTGCCGCTGGTGGCGCTCGTGGGTCTGACCTCCCCAGTCCGAGAACTGACGGCCGGTCCGGCCACGACGCTGCTGGGCGGGTCTCTCGTAGCGGGGGAGATCGGTCGCGGAGACGGCTGGCAGGCCCGATGGCGCACGAGTCTGTGGTTCGTGCTGCACCTGCTGGTCGGCGGGCTGATCAGTGCGCTCACTCTGGCCCTGCCACCCGCGGCGGCCCTCGGGCTCGCGGCGCCATGGCTGCCCGATCTTCGACTGCCCGCCGCCTGGGGCGTCGCCGGGGAGGGGAGCCGCTGGTGGCTGGTGCCGCTGGCGCTCTCGTCGTCGGTCGTCCTCCTCGCGATGGTGGCGGCGGCGGGAGCACTGTTGAGTCGAGCGGCCGCCGTTCTGCTCGGGCCGACGCCCGCCGAGCGACAGGCGGCGGCGCGCCGGGAGCTCGTGCGGCGTGCCGAGCGGCATCGGCTGGCGCGGGAGCTGCACGACTCGGTCGGGCATGCGTTGAGCGTGGTCAGCGTCCAGGCGGGGGCCGCGCGACATCTGGCGGCCACCGACGTCGAGTTCGCCGTGACGGCGATGCGGGCGGTGGAGGCGGCGGCCAGGGCGGCGCAGACGGACCTGGACCACGTGCTGGGACTGCTGCGCGACGACGACTCGGAGGATCGTCGCGCCACGCCCCTGTTGTCGGAGGTGCACGCCGTCGTCGACGCCGCGCGTGCGGCGGGAAGCGAGGTGGAGCTGATCGTGTCCGGCTCGCTCGCCGAGCCCGATGCGGAGGTGTCACGGGAGGCCTACCGGATCGTGCAGGAATGCCTCACGAACTGTCTGCGGCACGCGCCGGGCGCACCGGTGCGCGTGCGACTGGACGTGCGGGACGGGGAGCTGCTGATCACCGTGGACAATCC
This genomic stretch from Actinoalloteichus hoggarensis harbors:
- a CDS encoding sensor histidine kinase; this encodes MSVLPRLPRSMHRAPVLRRVLGATFFRRWAHLILGGALLMPFVAVTGVAVELLARRTTEELPVLLASTLAAVPLVALVGLTSPVRELTAGPATTLLGGSLVAGEIGRGDGWQARWRTSLWFVLHLLVGGLISALTLALPPAAALGLAAPWLPDLRLPAAWGVAGEGSRWWLVPLALSSSVVLLAMVAAAGALLSRAAAVLLGPTPAERQAAARRELVRRAERHRLARELHDSVGHALSVVSVQAGAARHLAATDVEFAVTAMRAVEAAARAAQTDLDHVLGLLRDDDSEDRRATPLLSEVHAVVDAARAAGSEVELIVSGSLAEPDAEVSREAYRIVQECLTNCLRHAPGAPVRVRLDVRDGELLITVDNPLPATEARPGRGSGGGRGLRGVRERAVRLDGRVEAGPMDGRWSVTARLPWSRTGGR